Genomic window (Streptomyces sp. NBC_00078):
GGGGTGCAGGCGTACCACGTCACCGCCGAAGGTGACCACGAACGACTTGAAGGTGGCGTCCCGGCCGATCAGCGCGTTGTGCTGGCCCACGTGCACGGCCTTGTCGTCCCAGTCCTGGACTGAGACGACGGTCAGCTTGGCGCCGTCGCCCAGGATGTAGTCGACGTTGGCGGCGATCACCGCGTCACCGGTGTGGTCGATGACGACGACGGCCTCGGCGAAGGCTTTCAGCTCGATCACCTGGTGGCCGTAGGCGACACCGCCCTCGCCGTGCACGGCGATGCGGATCGGCTCGGTGAGGACCGTCTCCTTGGGGACGGTGACCACACCGGCCTTCTCGAACGCCGAGTAGGCCTGGGCGGCGACGCGGTCCACCGGGGCACCGGCCCTGCCGAGGCGCGCGTCGTCACGGTCCACCTGTTCGACGGTGACGCCCTCGGGAGCCTCGACGGCGACCTTCACGGCCTCGCCGGTCGCGACGGCGGTGCCGTCGTGCAGCCCGCGCAGGCGCTCCAGCGGGGTGAACCGCCACTCCTCCTCGCGGCCGTGCGGGACCGGGAAGTCCGCGACGTCGAAGGACGGGGGCGCGCTCATGCGCGTGGCGACGGTCGACTCGGCGGCCACCGCGATCTGGCCCGCGGTGGTGGACCCCACGGGTGGGGGTCCCCCCGCCCGAACGGAGTTGAGGGTGGGGGAGTTCTGAGCCTCAGCCATGGCTGTCGGTCTGCTCTCTTCCTACGTCAGATTTCGCTGGCTGCTTTTCTGCGGAGCGGTCTTAACCGACCGCGCCTTCCATCTGCAGCTCGATCAGCCGGTTGAGTTCGAGGGCGTACTCCATGGGCAGCTCCTTCGCGATGGGCTCGACGAAGCCGCGCACGATCATCGCCATCGCCTCGAACTCGCTCAGACCACGGCTCATCAGGTAGAAGAGCTGGTCCTCGGAGACCTTGGA
Coding sequences:
- the sufD gene encoding Fe-S cluster assembly protein SufD is translated as MAEAQNSPTLNSVRAGGPPPVGSTTAGQIAVAAESTVATRMSAPPSFDVADFPVPHGREEEWRFTPLERLRGLHDGTAVATGEAVKVAVEAPEGVTVEQVDRDDARLGRAGAPVDRVAAQAYSAFEKAGVVTVPKETVLTEPIRIAVHGEGGVAYGHQVIELKAFAEAVVVIDHTGDAVIAANVDYILGDGAKLTVVSVQDWDDKAVHVGQHNALIGRDATFKSFVVTFGGDVVRLHPRVSYAGTGGEAELFGLYFTDAGQHQEHRLLVDHNTPHCKSNVAYKGALQGDGAHAVWIGDVLIEAKAEGTDTYEMNRNLVLTDGARVDSVPNLEIETGEIVGAGHASATGRFDDEQLFYLMARGIPADEARRLVVRGFFAELVQQIGVDDIEERLLVKIDEELEAAV